The Synechococcales cyanobacterium T60_A2020_003 DNA segment TCTTTGGGGCGGAACCGCAGGGCCAAATTATGATTGTTCGGGATTAATGCAGGCGTCGTTTTTGTCGGCGGATATTTGGTTGCCGCGCGATGCCTATCAGCAGGCGGCGTTTACCCGTGAAACGTTACCCCAAACGTGGATGGATCGGGTTCCAGAGTCTCTCTCTGAGGCGTGGTTTGCATGGGTAAAGCCTGGGGATCTGATCTTTTTTGGCGATGCAGAACGAATTACCCATGTGGGTCTTTATTTAGGAGAGGGACAGTATATCCACAGTTCGGGCAAAGATAAGGGACGGAATGGGATTGGCATCGATACGCTCTATCCCAGTGATGATCCAGTGAGTCGGGGATATTATGAACTGCTGAAAGGGGCGGGGCGTGTGGTGAAGTGTTATCAGCCGACAGGGACACCGTGAGAGCGATCGTAGAGTTGGGAGTATGGACTCTGAAATAGAGGTCACGATGGCTGTCCGGTCGTCAGATACGGCAAGTTGCCCGCTTTCAGTAGGATGATTAGATGCTCGATTTGTTCGTATTCGTTGAGTTCTTGAGATTCTTCGGAGGTAAGAGATCCTTCACTGTTGCGAGTGAGTAAATAGCGCAATCGTTCTTGTATTTCTGGGGTGGGGCGAAATGCTGCAATTTGTTCCGGGGCTGGTTGACTGGTCAGGAAGTTGAGAATATGGCGATAGACTTTGGTGGAGAGGCGATCGGGTTGGAGGCATTGACGCAGAAGGTCGGGCAACTGATCGCGGATGGGATCGAGTCATTCCATCAAATCGTCTGGAATTTCGATAGTCAGTGTTGCCATAGATGTTTCCTTACTGCTCATGCATCTATAATTCTGTGGTCTTTGGGGCAGGATGTGCAAGAATTGCCAGGATGTGCGCCTCTACAACTACAACTGGATGCACCAGAGTTAAAATTTAGATAATTCTTTTCGCGCGAATAACGATGTCAAAGACTTTCGACCTTTTCATTGACCTAAATGAGGCTGGGCTGGATTTAGAGCCGGAAGAACTGGAGGCGTATTCTCAGCGTCTTGCGGCTGAACTGAGAGATGGGTTGGCAGAAGCTGCAACCCTAGCGCGATCCGTCGATATTCCAGAGGGCAGCAAAGCTGGAGAAGCCGGATTTGACCTGGGCATTCTCAAGGCAGAAGTGAACCTGGAAAATGCGATCGCCGTGTTTCAGTGGCTGAGAGAAAGGATCGCAGGGGCAACGCTCAAGATTGAGTATGGAGATGTGAAGCTGGAGTACCGAACAACGGAACAACTCGAACAGCAGTTGGAAGCGTTAAAGGAAATTTCCCACTTGACGGTTAGAGTAGTAAAAAGCGATACCAGCGAAGGGTAATGGCAAGAGTTGCGTTGCTGATTGGGACAAGTGAATATTCAGACGGATTGAAACCTTTACCTGCGGCTCCAAAGGATGTGGAGGCGATCGCAGCCGTATTGAATGATCCTGCAATGGGTGGATTCGACCAGGTTCAACCGTTGATCAACAAAACCCATACCGAAATTGCTGAGACGATAGAAACCTGGTTTCAAGAACGGCAAAAAGATGATCTGGCGCTACTCTATATCTCTGGACATGGGGTAAAGGATGCCCAATCGGATCTCTATTTTGCGGCCT contains these protein-coding regions:
- a CDS encoding C40 family peptidase, which codes for MVSIAALKQTFAANPTVEYQCLGTVNLYSQSSLDGLATQAIAGRQLRILTLPLTDAGELAEKAVRVCLCEDDYPGWLAVEDLDLIEEAETPYRAIALSAEQIGDRLSSVISFAHQAMHQPNRYLWGGTAGPNYDCSGLMQASFLSADIWLPRDAYQQAAFTRETLPQTWMDRVPESLSEAWFAWVKPGDLIFFGDAERITHVGLYLGEGQYIHSSGKDKGRNGIGIDTLYPSDDPVSRGYYELLKGAGRVVKCYQPTGTP